The Populus nigra chromosome 14, ddPopNigr1.1, whole genome shotgun sequence genome has a segment encoding these proteins:
- the LOC133673559 gene encoding uncharacterized protein LOC133673559, whose amino-acid sequence MTAATKNHHPSSSKPPKNHHSTPKATTSQTNTTQNSNPATNPNPAANPSPLSPSLKDQVLSRATHITRQELLKRRSHKLKQLSKCFKDYYWALMEELKVLYREYYWKYGVSPFKEDHQNTLQKVEQHKQGGGFGVLERENGEGEANIEVIGENNNNVSDLKSNHRCLFVGCKLKAMALTSFCHLHILSDAKQKLYKPCGYVIKSAQAGPITCGKPILRSTAPALCTVHFQKAQKHVTQALRKAGLNVSSSSKLAPKFHVIVTEYVRQIQAKRKAAK is encoded by the exons ATGACTGCAGCCACCAAAAACCACCACCCCTCCTCCTCTAAACCACCCAAGAATCACCACTCGACCCCCAAAGCAACCACCTCACAAACTAACACCACTCAAAACTCTAACCCCGCTACTAACCCTAACCCCGCAGCTAATCCATCACCATTATCTCCCTCCCTCAAAGACCAGGTGTTGTCACGCGCCACCCACATAACGCGCCAAGAACTACTCAAAAGAAGATCCCACAAGCTGAAACAGCTCTCAAAATGCTTCAAAGATTATTACTGGGCATTAATGGAAGAACTCAAAGTTCTGTACAGAGAGTACTATTGGAAGTATGGTGTTAGCCCATTCAAAGAAGACCACCAAAACACCCTTCAAAAAGTAGAGCAGCATAAGCAGGGTGGTGGGTTTGgtgttttagagagagagaatggGGAGGGGGAGGCTAATATTGAAGTTATtggtgaaaataataataatgttagtgATTTGAAGAGCAATCATAGGTGTTTGTTTGTTGGGTGTAAGCTAAAGGCTATGGCTTTGACAAGTTTTTGTCATCTTCATATACTTTCTGATGCAAAGCAGAAGCTTTACAAGCCTTGTGGTTATGTTATCAAAAG TGCTCAGGCAGGACCAATAACATGTGGAAAGCCAATACTGAGATCAACTGCTCCTGCACTCTGCACTGTCCACTTCCAAAAGGCTCAGAAACATGTGACTCAGGCTCTGAGGAAAGCAGGCCTTAATGTCTCCTCATCAAGTAAGCTTGCTCCTAAGTTCCACGTCATCGTGACAGAATATGTGCGTCAAATTCAAGCCAAACGGAAGGCTGCAAAATGA
- the LOC133673558 gene encoding rust resistance kinase Lr10-like, whose protein sequence is MMKGSTKKAICLFHFMFIAELGVSLNCTGSCGNPGIDIRFPFKIKDRQPEQCGYHGFDLSCNEMGDIVLELPGAVKLNIDKIDYKNQAIYASDPEGCLLSQHSNFNSSVFHKQFKMSKVNFTIFNCSLNNAISRPRIACLSTHQYDVLAVDSEQSIDDNELLLSCTKMYDLPVQRDIRLSWSNPKCGYCEETGKQCRLRVNSSSELETECYGLPRPKKGARKRNLTIGVTTGSILLGVLVIAVYQIYSFRKSEEEYQAKVERFLDDYRAMNPTRYSHADLKKMTNQFRDELGQGAYGTVFKGKLSSEIPVAVKVLNNSSEKGEEFVNEMGTMARIHHVNVVRLIGFCADGFRRALVYEYLPNDSLQKFISSANAKNVFLGWERLHHIALGVAKGIEYLHQGCDQTILHFDIKPHNILLDNDFNPKIADFGLAKLCSKYKSAISMTTARGTVGYIAPEVFSRNFGNVSYKSDVYSFGMVVLEMVGGRKNVDDTAENGDQVYFPEWIYNLLEEGEDLRFHIEEEGDAEIAKKLAIVGLWCIQWNPVDRPSMKIVVQMLEGEGDRLSTPPNPLSSTAPKRKTASIAGRRLHQELAAISETE, encoded by the exons ATGATGAAAGGTTCAACAAAAAAGGCTATATGCTTGTTCCATTTCATGTTCATTGCAGAACTTGGAGTAAGTCTAAATTGCACAGGATCTTGTGGGAACCCTGGCATCGACATCCGATTTCCATTCAAGATCAAGGACAGGCAGCCAGAACAGTGTGGCTATCATGGTTTTGATCTGTCTTGTAATGAGATGGGCGACATAGTGCTTGAGCTGCCAGGTGCAGTGAAACTCAACATAGATAAGATTGACTACAAAAATCAAGCTATTTATGCAAGTGATCCCGAAGGTTGCCTTCTAAGCCAACACTCAAACTTCAATTCGTCTGTGTTTCACAAACAGTTTAAGATGTCCAAGGTCAATTTTACCATCTTCAATTGCTCTTTAAATAATGCAATATCTCGGCCTAGGATCGCTTGTCTCAGCACTCACCAATATGACGTTCTTGCCGTTGATTCGGAACAATCTATTGATGACAATGAGTTATTATTATCTTGTACCAAGATGTACGACCTACCTGTTCAACGTGATATCCGCCTGTCTTGGTCCAATCCCAAATGTGGATATTGTGAAGAAACAGGAAAACAATGTAGATTGAGGGTAAATAGCAGCTCTGAGCTTGAAACTGAATGCTATGGCTTGCCCAGACcaaaaaaag GTGCACGGAAAAGGAATCTGACTATAG GTGTAACCACAGGATCCATCCTTTTGGGGGTTTTGGTGATTGCAGTCTACCAAATATATAGCTTCAGAAAATCAGAAGAAGAATATCAGGCCAAGGTTGAAAGGTTTTTGGATGATTACAGAGCTATGAACCCCACAAGATACTCCCATGCTGATCTCAAAAAGATGACAAATCAATTCAGGGATGAATTGGGGCAAGGAGCTTATGGAACTGTGTTCAAAGGAAAGCTATCCAGTGAGATTCCGGTAGCTGTTAAGGTTCTAAACAATTCATCAGAAAAAGGAGAGGAATTCGTCAACGAAATGGGAACAATGGCTAGGATTCACCATGTCAATGTAGTCCGCTTGATTGGCTTCTGTGCTGATGGATTTAGACGAGCTCTAGTTTACGAGTACTTGCCAAACGATTCGCTGCAGAAGTTCATATCTTCAGCAAACGCCAAGAATGTTTTCCTTGGCTGGGAAAGGCTGCATCATATTGCCCTTGGAGTGGCCAAAGGGATTGAATATCTTCACCAGGGTTGTGACCAAACAATCCTCCACTTTGATATCAAACCACATAATATCCTGCTGGACAATGACTTCAATCCCAAGATTGCAGATTTCGGTCTGGCTAAGCTGTGTTCCAAGTATAAAAGTGCTATTTCCATGACAACAGCTAGGGGAACCGTCGGCTACATAGCACCTGAAGTGTTCTCAAGAAACTTCGGGAATGTCTCCTACAAGTCAGATGTGTATAGTTTCGGAATGGTGGTGTTAGAAATGGTTGGTGGAAGGAAAAATGTTGATGATACAGCAGAAAATGGTGACCAAGTATACTTCCCAGAATGGATTTATAATCTCTTAGAAGAAGGAGAAGACCTGCGGTTCCACATCGAGGAAGAAGGGGATGCTGAAATTGCGAAGAAGCTAGCCATTGTGGGACTGTGGTGCATCCAGTGGAACCCAGTGGACCGTCCTTCCATGAAAATTGTTGTCCAGATGCTGGAAGGTGAAGGAGACAGGTTAAGTACACCTCCTAATCCTCTTAGCTCCACAGCTCCAAAGAGAAAGACTGCAAGTATAGCAGGGCGACGTCTACATCAAGAATTGGCAGCCATCTCAGAAACAGAGTAA
- the LOC133673556 gene encoding rust resistance kinase Lr10-like isoform X1, with the protein MARLLFAGYIALLLLLLVFQTSNCKDTNLCAPSSCGYHTISYPFSINSSDPLNCGNPLYTLHCEKNISTVLYLDSRKYYVQAINYNNLTIRVVDPGVKKNDCSSLPDFSLAFDSLGKSRRAYTLFTLIFTGLDYIADDDYPYTWFQYKKTGWDSFPKYKPLPLSQMMIFINCTNPVDSPLYVDTGTCLNGEKSSNVSLLMRSYVNVGGMKASDLMELCSLERMTLLPAKDYKNTSFKELHSQLAYGFELSWHNSMCGSCAYGCYIYDSNQTGCADGLSWLELTVGVLQTVTIFIALLQGPKFIFGSPFVIAFLIYKWRRRHLSAYDTVEEFLQTHNNLMPVVRYSYSEIKKMTGGFKEKLGEGGFGCVYKGKLRSGHSAAIKLLSKSKAHGQDFINEVATIGRIRHTNVVQLVGFCAEGSKRSLVYDFMPNGSLNNFIFSQERSVSLSWEKLHEISVGVAHGIEYLHRGCEMQILHFDIKPHNILLDENFAPKVSDFGLARLCPANETEKSLTKVGGTIGYMAPELFYKNIGRISYKADVYSFGMLLLEMAGRRKNQNVLTENSSQIYWPDWVRDQVSHEKAIDIGDGGTEEEEKIVKKMIIAGLWCIQMNPLNRPAMNEVVEMLEGDMESLQLPPKPVLYLDEKPINTFGESSSMSDYFRNQSA; encoded by the exons ATGGCTAGGCTCCTCTTTGCTGGCTACATAGCCTTACTCCTCCTCCTGCTAGTCTTCCAAACCAGCAACTGCAAGGATACCAATCTCTGTGCCCCTTCTTCATGTGGCTATCATACTATTAGCTACCCCTTTAGCATAAACAGTAGTGATCCATTAAACTGTGGAAATCCTCTCTATACCCTCCACTGCGAGAAAAATATCTCCACAGTTTTGTATTTAGACTCACGAAAATACTACGTGCAGGCAATCAACTACAACAACTTGACAATCCGAGTGGTTGATCctggtgttaaaaaaaatgattgctcTTCGCTTCCTGATTTTTCTTTAGCATTTGATAGCCTAGGTAAATCCAGAAGGGCATATACTCtttttactttaatatttaCAGGCTTAGATTATATCGCAGATGATGATTATCCATATACATGGTTTCAATACAAAAAGACAGGGTGGGACTCGTTTCCCAAATACAAGCCTCTCCCGTTATCGCAGATGATGATTTTCATAAACTGCACAAATCCAGTGGATTCTCCTCTGTACGTAGACACTGGTACTTGCCTTAATGGAGAAAAATCTTCCAATGTTTCACTCTTGATGCGTTCTTATGTGAATGTTGGTGGGATGAAGGCTTCGGATCTGATGGAACTGTGCAGCTTAGAGAGGATGACGTTGTTGCCAGCCAAGGATTACAAGAATACATCCTTTAAGGAACTTCACAGTCAGCTGGCATATGGGTTTGAGCTTTCATGGCACAATAGCATGTGTGGAAGCTGTGCATATGGATGCTACATCTATGATTCGAACCAGACAGGCTGCGCAG ATGGACTTTCTTGGTTGGAATTAACCGTAG GCGTGCTGCAGACTGTAACCATTTTCATTG CACTACTTCAGGGGCCTAAATTTATCTTTGGGAGTCCGTTTGTGATTGCATTCTTAATCTATAAATGGCGACGAAGACATCTATCAGCATATGACACAGTTGAGGAATTCCTGCAGACTCATAACAATCTTATGCCAGTCGTAAGGTATTCTTATTCAGAGATTAAGAAGATGACCGGAGGTTTCAAGGAAAAGTTGGGAGAAGGAGGTTTTGGTTGCGTGTATAAAGGAAAGCTTCGCAGTGGACATTCTGCAGCGATAAAATTGCTGAGCAAATCCAAGGCTCATGGACAAGATTTCATCAATGAAGTCGCTACCATTGGAAGGATTCGGCACACCAATGTAGTGCAACTAGTTGGTTTTTGTGCTGAGGGATCAAAGCGCTCTCTTGTATATGATTTCATGCCCAATGGATCTctcaataatttcattttttctcaAGAAAGATCTGTCTCTTTAAGCTGGGAAAAACTGCATGAGATTTCCGTTGGAGTGGCTCATGGCATCGAATATCTACATCGAGGTTGTGAGATGCAGATCCTACATTTTGACATCAAGCCTCACAACATTCTTCTCGATGAAAACTTCGCTCCAAAAGTTTCTGACTTTGGGCTTGCTAGGTTGTGCCCAGCAAATGAGACCGAGAAATCTCTCACTAAAGTGGGGGGGACGATAGGTTACATGGCGCCAGAACTGTTCTACAAGAACATCGGGCGCATCTCATATAAAGCTGATGTTTATAGCTTTGGAATGTTGCTGTTGGAAATGGCAGGCAGAAGGAAGAATCAGAACGTATTGACAGAGAATTCAAGCCAAATTTACTGGCCAGATTGGGTTCGTGACCAAGTCTCTCATGAGAAGGCTATAGATATTGGAGATGGTGGCacggaagaggaagaaaagataGTCAAGAAGATGATTATTGCAGGGTTATGGTGTATACAAATGAATCCTCTAAATCGCCCTGCAATGAATGAAGTTGTGGAGATGCTTGAAGGAGACATGGAAAGCCTGCAACTGCCTCCAAAACCTGTTCTATATCTAGATGAGAAGCCAATTAACACTTTTGGAGAGTCATCTTCCATGTCTGATTATTTTCGGAATCAATCAGCTTGA
- the LOC133673556 gene encoding rust resistance kinase Lr10-like isoform X2: MARLLFAGYIALLLLLLVFQTSNCKDTNLCAPSSCGYHTISYPFSINSSDPLNCGNPLYTLHCEKNISTVLYLDSRKYYVQAINYNNLTIRVVDPGVKKNDCSSLPDFSLAFDSLGKSRRAYTLFTLIFTGLDYIADDDYPYTWFQYKKTGWDSFPKYKPLPLSQMMIFINCTNPVDSPLYVDTGTCLNGEKSSNVSLLMRSYVNVGGMKASDLMELCSLERMTLLPAKDYKNTSFKELHSQLAYGFELSWHNSMCGSCAYGCYIYDSNQTGCAGVLQTVTIFIALLQGPKFIFGSPFVIAFLIYKWRRRHLSAYDTVEEFLQTHNNLMPVVRYSYSEIKKMTGGFKEKLGEGGFGCVYKGKLRSGHSAAIKLLSKSKAHGQDFINEVATIGRIRHTNVVQLVGFCAEGSKRSLVYDFMPNGSLNNFIFSQERSVSLSWEKLHEISVGVAHGIEYLHRGCEMQILHFDIKPHNILLDENFAPKVSDFGLARLCPANETEKSLTKVGGTIGYMAPELFYKNIGRISYKADVYSFGMLLLEMAGRRKNQNVLTENSSQIYWPDWVRDQVSHEKAIDIGDGGTEEEEKIVKKMIIAGLWCIQMNPLNRPAMNEVVEMLEGDMESLQLPPKPVLYLDEKPINTFGESSSMSDYFRNQSA, from the exons ATGGCTAGGCTCCTCTTTGCTGGCTACATAGCCTTACTCCTCCTCCTGCTAGTCTTCCAAACCAGCAACTGCAAGGATACCAATCTCTGTGCCCCTTCTTCATGTGGCTATCATACTATTAGCTACCCCTTTAGCATAAACAGTAGTGATCCATTAAACTGTGGAAATCCTCTCTATACCCTCCACTGCGAGAAAAATATCTCCACAGTTTTGTATTTAGACTCACGAAAATACTACGTGCAGGCAATCAACTACAACAACTTGACAATCCGAGTGGTTGATCctggtgttaaaaaaaatgattgctcTTCGCTTCCTGATTTTTCTTTAGCATTTGATAGCCTAGGTAAATCCAGAAGGGCATATACTCtttttactttaatatttaCAGGCTTAGATTATATCGCAGATGATGATTATCCATATACATGGTTTCAATACAAAAAGACAGGGTGGGACTCGTTTCCCAAATACAAGCCTCTCCCGTTATCGCAGATGATGATTTTCATAAACTGCACAAATCCAGTGGATTCTCCTCTGTACGTAGACACTGGTACTTGCCTTAATGGAGAAAAATCTTCCAATGTTTCACTCTTGATGCGTTCTTATGTGAATGTTGGTGGGATGAAGGCTTCGGATCTGATGGAACTGTGCAGCTTAGAGAGGATGACGTTGTTGCCAGCCAAGGATTACAAGAATACATCCTTTAAGGAACTTCACAGTCAGCTGGCATATGGGTTTGAGCTTTCATGGCACAATAGCATGTGTGGAAGCTGTGCATATGGATGCTACATCTATGATTCGAACCAGACAGGCTGCGCAG GCGTGCTGCAGACTGTAACCATTTTCATTG CACTACTTCAGGGGCCTAAATTTATCTTTGGGAGTCCGTTTGTGATTGCATTCTTAATCTATAAATGGCGACGAAGACATCTATCAGCATATGACACAGTTGAGGAATTCCTGCAGACTCATAACAATCTTATGCCAGTCGTAAGGTATTCTTATTCAGAGATTAAGAAGATGACCGGAGGTTTCAAGGAAAAGTTGGGAGAAGGAGGTTTTGGTTGCGTGTATAAAGGAAAGCTTCGCAGTGGACATTCTGCAGCGATAAAATTGCTGAGCAAATCCAAGGCTCATGGACAAGATTTCATCAATGAAGTCGCTACCATTGGAAGGATTCGGCACACCAATGTAGTGCAACTAGTTGGTTTTTGTGCTGAGGGATCAAAGCGCTCTCTTGTATATGATTTCATGCCCAATGGATCTctcaataatttcattttttctcaAGAAAGATCTGTCTCTTTAAGCTGGGAAAAACTGCATGAGATTTCCGTTGGAGTGGCTCATGGCATCGAATATCTACATCGAGGTTGTGAGATGCAGATCCTACATTTTGACATCAAGCCTCACAACATTCTTCTCGATGAAAACTTCGCTCCAAAAGTTTCTGACTTTGGGCTTGCTAGGTTGTGCCCAGCAAATGAGACCGAGAAATCTCTCACTAAAGTGGGGGGGACGATAGGTTACATGGCGCCAGAACTGTTCTACAAGAACATCGGGCGCATCTCATATAAAGCTGATGTTTATAGCTTTGGAATGTTGCTGTTGGAAATGGCAGGCAGAAGGAAGAATCAGAACGTATTGACAGAGAATTCAAGCCAAATTTACTGGCCAGATTGGGTTCGTGACCAAGTCTCTCATGAGAAGGCTATAGATATTGGAGATGGTGGCacggaagaggaagaaaagataGTCAAGAAGATGATTATTGCAGGGTTATGGTGTATACAAATGAATCCTCTAAATCGCCCTGCAATGAATGAAGTTGTGGAGATGCTTGAAGGAGACATGGAAAGCCTGCAACTGCCTCCAAAACCTGTTCTATATCTAGATGAGAAGCCAATTAACACTTTTGGAGAGTCATCTTCCATGTCTGATTATTTTCGGAATCAATCAGCTTGA
- the LOC133673557 gene encoding rust resistance kinase Lr10-like isoform X1 gives MRGSTKKAICLFYFMFIAELGVSLNCTGPCGNHGLDIRFPFLIKDRQPEQCGYPGFDLSCNELGEIVLELPGAVKLYIDKIDYKNQVIYATDPQGCLRSQHSNFYSSGFHIQFKMSKDNSTIFNCSLNNATSPLRIACLSTHQYDVLAVDSEQSIDDNELLLSCTKMYDLPVQRDIRLSWSNPNCVDCEEETGKQCRLRVNRSSELETECYGLPRPKKGARKKNLTVGVTTGSILFGVLVIAVYQIYSFRKSEEEYQAKVERFLDDYRAMNPTRYSHADLKKMTNQFRDELGQGAYGTVFKGKLSSEIPVAVKVLNNSSEKGEEFVNEMGTMARIHHVNVVRLIGFCADGFRRALVYEYLPNDSLQKFISSANATNVFLGWERLHHIALGVAKGIEYLHQGCDQTILHFDIKPHNILLDNDFNPKIADFGLAKLCSKYKSAISMTTARGTVGYIAPEVFSRNFGNVSYKSDVYSFGMMVLEMVGGRKNVDDTAENGDQVYFPEWIYNLLEEGEDLRFQIEEEGDAKIAKKLAIVGLWCIQWNPVDRPSMKIVVQMLEGEGDRLSTPPNPRSSTAPKRKTASIAGRRVHQELAAISETE, from the exons ATGAGAGGTTCAACAAAAAAGGCAATATGCTTGTTCTATTTCATGTTCATTGCAGAACTTGGAGTAAGTCTAAATTGCACAGGACCTTGTGGGAACCATGGCCTCGACATCCGATTTCCATTCTTGATCAAGGATAGGCAGCCAGAACAGTGTGGCTATCCTGGTTTTGATCTGTCTTGTAATGAGTTGGGCGAAATAGTGCTGGAGCTGCCAGGTGCAGTGAAACTCTACATAGATAAGATTGACTACAAAAATCAAGTTATTTATGCAACAGATCCCCAAGGTTGCCTTCGAAGCCAACACTCAAACTTCTATTCGTCCGGGTTTCACATACAGTTTAAGATGTCCAAGGACAATTCTACCATCTTCAATTGCTCTTTAAATAATGCAACATCTCCGCTTAGGATCGCTTGTCTCAGCACTCACCAATATGACGTTCTTGCCGTTGATTCGGAACAATCTATTGATGACAATGAGTTATTATTATCTTGTACCAAGATGTACGACCTACCTGTTCAACGTGATATCCGCCTGTCTTGGTCCAATCCCAATTGTGTAGATTGTGAAGAAGAAACTGGAAAACAATGTAGATTGAGGGTAAATCGCAGCTCTGAGCTTGAAACTGAATGCTATGGCTTGCCCAGACcaaaaaaag GTGCACGGAAAAAGAATCTGACTGTAG GTGTAACCACAGGATCCATCCTTTTCGGGGTTTTGGTCATTGCAGTCTACCAAATCTATAGCTTCAGAAAATCAGAAGAAGAATATCAGGCCAAGGTTGAAAGGTTTTTGGATGATTACAGAGCTATGAACCCCACAAGATACTCCCATGCTGATCTCAAAAAGATGACAAATCAATTCAGGGATGAATTGGGGCAAGGAGCTTATGGAACTGTGTTCAAAGGAAAGCTATCCAGTGAGATTCCGGTGGCTGTTAAGGTTCTAAACAATTCATCAGAAAAAGGAGAGGAATTCGTGAATGAAATGGGAACAATGGCTAGGATTCACCATGTCAATGTAGTCCGCTTGATTGGCTTCTGTGCTGATGGATTTAGACGAGCTCTGGTTTACGAGTACTTGCCAAACGATTCGCTGCAGAAGTTCATATCTTCCGCAAACGCCACGAATGTTTTCCTTGGCTGGGAAAGGCTGCATCATATTGCCCTTGGAGTAGCCAAAGGGATTGAATATCTTCACCAGGGTTGTGACCAAACAATCCTCCACTTTGATATCAAACCACATAATATCCTGCTGGACAATGACTTCAATCCCAAGATTGCAGATTTCGGTCTGGCTAAGCTGTGTTCCAAGTATAAAAGTGCTATTTCCATGACAACAGCTAGGGGAACCGTCGGCTACATAGCACCTGAAGTGTTCTCAAGAAACTTTGGGAATGTCTCCTACAAGTCAGACGTGTACAGTTTCGGAATGATGGTGTTAGAAATGGTTGGTGGAAGGAAAAATGTTGATGATACAGCAGAAAATGGTGATCAAGTATACTTCCCAGAATGGATTTATAATCTTTTAGAAGAAGGAGAAGACCTGCGGTTCCAAATCGAGGAAGAAGGGGATGCTAAAATTGCGAAGAAGCTAGCCATTGTGGGACTGTGGTGCATCCAGTGGAACCCAGTGGACCGTCCTTCCATGAAAATTGTTGTCCAGATGCTGGAAGGTGAAGGAGACAGGTTAAGTACACCTCCTAATCCTCGTAGCTCCACAGCTCCGAAGAGAAAGACTGCAAGTATAGCAGGGCGACGTGTACATCAAGAATTGGCAGCCATCTCAGAAACAGAGTAA
- the LOC133673557 gene encoding rust resistance kinase Lr10-like isoform X2, with translation MRGSTKKAICLFYFMFIAELGVSLNCTGPCGNHGLDIRFPFLIKDRQPEQCGYPGFDLSCNELGEIVLELPGAVKLYIDKIDYKNQVIYATDPQGCLRSQHSNFYSSGFHIQFKMSKDNSTIFNCSLNNATSPLRIACLSTHQYDVLAVDSEQSIDDNELLLSCTKMYDLPVQRDIRLSWSNPNCVDCEEETGKQCRLRVNRSSELETECYGLPRPKKGVTTGSILFGVLVIAVYQIYSFRKSEEEYQAKVERFLDDYRAMNPTRYSHADLKKMTNQFRDELGQGAYGTVFKGKLSSEIPVAVKVLNNSSEKGEEFVNEMGTMARIHHVNVVRLIGFCADGFRRALVYEYLPNDSLQKFISSANATNVFLGWERLHHIALGVAKGIEYLHQGCDQTILHFDIKPHNILLDNDFNPKIADFGLAKLCSKYKSAISMTTARGTVGYIAPEVFSRNFGNVSYKSDVYSFGMMVLEMVGGRKNVDDTAENGDQVYFPEWIYNLLEEGEDLRFQIEEEGDAKIAKKLAIVGLWCIQWNPVDRPSMKIVVQMLEGEGDRLSTPPNPRSSTAPKRKTASIAGRRVHQELAAISETE, from the exons ATGAGAGGTTCAACAAAAAAGGCAATATGCTTGTTCTATTTCATGTTCATTGCAGAACTTGGAGTAAGTCTAAATTGCACAGGACCTTGTGGGAACCATGGCCTCGACATCCGATTTCCATTCTTGATCAAGGATAGGCAGCCAGAACAGTGTGGCTATCCTGGTTTTGATCTGTCTTGTAATGAGTTGGGCGAAATAGTGCTGGAGCTGCCAGGTGCAGTGAAACTCTACATAGATAAGATTGACTACAAAAATCAAGTTATTTATGCAACAGATCCCCAAGGTTGCCTTCGAAGCCAACACTCAAACTTCTATTCGTCCGGGTTTCACATACAGTTTAAGATGTCCAAGGACAATTCTACCATCTTCAATTGCTCTTTAAATAATGCAACATCTCCGCTTAGGATCGCTTGTCTCAGCACTCACCAATATGACGTTCTTGCCGTTGATTCGGAACAATCTATTGATGACAATGAGTTATTATTATCTTGTACCAAGATGTACGACCTACCTGTTCAACGTGATATCCGCCTGTCTTGGTCCAATCCCAATTGTGTAGATTGTGAAGAAGAAACTGGAAAACAATGTAGATTGAGGGTAAATCGCAGCTCTGAGCTTGAAACTGAATGCTATGGCTTGCCCAGACcaaaaaaag GTGTAACCACAGGATCCATCCTTTTCGGGGTTTTGGTCATTGCAGTCTACCAAATCTATAGCTTCAGAAAATCAGAAGAAGAATATCAGGCCAAGGTTGAAAGGTTTTTGGATGATTACAGAGCTATGAACCCCACAAGATACTCCCATGCTGATCTCAAAAAGATGACAAATCAATTCAGGGATGAATTGGGGCAAGGAGCTTATGGAACTGTGTTCAAAGGAAAGCTATCCAGTGAGATTCCGGTGGCTGTTAAGGTTCTAAACAATTCATCAGAAAAAGGAGAGGAATTCGTGAATGAAATGGGAACAATGGCTAGGATTCACCATGTCAATGTAGTCCGCTTGATTGGCTTCTGTGCTGATGGATTTAGACGAGCTCTGGTTTACGAGTACTTGCCAAACGATTCGCTGCAGAAGTTCATATCTTCCGCAAACGCCACGAATGTTTTCCTTGGCTGGGAAAGGCTGCATCATATTGCCCTTGGAGTAGCCAAAGGGATTGAATATCTTCACCAGGGTTGTGACCAAACAATCCTCCACTTTGATATCAAACCACATAATATCCTGCTGGACAATGACTTCAATCCCAAGATTGCAGATTTCGGTCTGGCTAAGCTGTGTTCCAAGTATAAAAGTGCTATTTCCATGACAACAGCTAGGGGAACCGTCGGCTACATAGCACCTGAAGTGTTCTCAAGAAACTTTGGGAATGTCTCCTACAAGTCAGACGTGTACAGTTTCGGAATGATGGTGTTAGAAATGGTTGGTGGAAGGAAAAATGTTGATGATACAGCAGAAAATGGTGATCAAGTATACTTCCCAGAATGGATTTATAATCTTTTAGAAGAAGGAGAAGACCTGCGGTTCCAAATCGAGGAAGAAGGGGATGCTAAAATTGCGAAGAAGCTAGCCATTGTGGGACTGTGGTGCATCCAGTGGAACCCAGTGGACCGTCCTTCCATGAAAATTGTTGTCCAGATGCTGGAAGGTGAAGGAGACAGGTTAAGTACACCTCCTAATCCTCGTAGCTCCACAGCTCCGAAGAGAAAGACTGCAAGTATAGCAGGGCGACGTGTACATCAAGAATTGGCAGCCATCTCAGAAACAGAGTAA